One genomic region from Rosa rugosa chromosome 1, drRosRugo1.1, whole genome shotgun sequence encodes:
- the LOC133727357 gene encoding patellin-3-like isoform X3 has protein sequence MLLCTCSSGTKTKFVFASPAKSAEILFKYISAEHVPIQYGGLSVDYCECNPEFTIADPVAEVTIKLGTKKTLEIIIYEKCTIIWELCSWVGCELWS, from the exons ATGCTTTTGTGTACTTGTTCATCT GGGACCAAAACCAAGTTTGTCTTTGCAAGCCCAGCCAAATCTGCAGAGATCCTTTTCAA GTACATTTCTGCTGAGCATGTTCCTATACAATATGGAGGTTTGAGTGTGGATTACTGTGAGTGCAACCCAGAATTCACCATTGCTGATCCGGTCGCTGAAGTAACCATCAAACTTGGGACAAAGAAGACTCTGGAAATTATAATTTATGAG AAGTGCACCATCATATGGGAACTCTGTAGTTGGGTGGGATGTGAGCTATGGAGCTGA
- the LOC133727357 gene encoding patellin-3-like isoform X1, whose protein sequence is MHGWYFAFYILISPFLTQGTKTKFVFASPAKSAEILFKYISAEHVPIQYGGLSVDYCECNPEFTIADPVAEVTIKLGTKKTLEIIIYEKCTIIWELCSWVGCELWS, encoded by the exons ATGCATGGTTGGTATTTTGCATTCTACATATTGATAAGCCCCTTCTTGACACAGGGGACCAAAACCAAGTTTGTCTTTGCAAGCCCAGCCAAATCTGCAGAGATCCTTTTCAA GTACATTTCTGCTGAGCATGTTCCTATACAATATGGAGGTTTGAGTGTGGATTACTGTGAGTGCAACCCAGAATTCACCATTGCTGATCCGGTCGCTGAAGTAACCATCAAACTTGGGACAAAGAAGACTCTGGAAATTATAATTTATGAG AAGTGCACCATCATATGGGAACTCTGTAGTTGGGTGGGATGTGAGCTATGGAGCTGA
- the LOC133727357 gene encoding patellin-3-like isoform X2, protein MYFRTIDVLASRLYFYYSLSYEYTGDLAEIRGYISAEHVPIQYGGLSVDYCECNPEFTIADPVAEVTIKLGTKKTLEIIIYEKCTIIWELCSWVGCELWS, encoded by the exons ATGTACTTCAGAACTATTGATGTCCTGGCATCAAGGCTTTACTTCTATTACTCTCTTAGCTATGAATATACTGGTGATCTCGCAGAAATTAGAGG GTACATTTCTGCTGAGCATGTTCCTATACAATATGGAGGTTTGAGTGTGGATTACTGTGAGTGCAACCCAGAATTCACCATTGCTGATCCGGTCGCTGAAGTAACCATCAAACTTGGGACAAAGAAGACTCTGGAAATTATAATTTATGAG AAGTGCACCATCATATGGGAACTCTGTAGTTGGGTGGGATGTGAGCTATGGAGCTGA
- the LOC133727358 gene encoding uncharacterized protein LOC133727358 — protein MDSEPFEREKNVTFLGMMYRLLPHQSEKASSSSSSSSFEGPRSTEGLSAALSDQSCIIVARPVRGVVSLWTCSKFCAIAFVAGIIVGYTLKRRVKRWANKLLKRIKDD, from the exons ATGGATTCCGAGCCTTTCGAGAGAGAAAAGAACGTGACTTTTCTGGGGATGATGTACCGGCTCCTCCCACACCAATCCGAAAaagcttcatcatcatcttcttcttcttcctttgaaGGTCCTCGTTCTACTGAGGGCCTCTCTGCCGCTTTGTCCGATCAGTCTTGTATTATAGTCGCCAGACCTGTTAG AGGAGTGGTGTCCCTGTGGACATGCTCAAAGTTCTGTGCAATTGCCTTTGTTGCTGGGATCATTGTTGGCTATACCCTGAAGCGACGCGTTAAACGCTGGGCTAACAAGCTTCTCAAGAGGATCAAAGACGATTGA